A single Anatilimnocola floriformis DNA region contains:
- a CDS encoding HAD family hydrolase produces the protein MTVAIRGVIFDLDGTLVDSQLDFDLMRQEMELPPEMAILEALTKLPADHAERCRQILHRHEQAGADRSQLLPGVREVLESVTRQRWHQAIVTRNSRPVTEATLRGVALHFSHVMTRDDGPVKPHPWPIERLCHEWQVNPAEVVMIGDYRFDIECGRAAGARTVLLTGTDDPKSYENSEQADLVLSSLADQTVLLDWLAGL, from the coding sequence ATGACTGTGGCAATTCGCGGCGTGATTTTTGATCTCGATGGCACGCTGGTCGATTCGCAACTGGACTTCGACCTGATGCGGCAAGAAATGGAGCTGCCGCCGGAGATGGCCATTCTCGAGGCCCTCACCAAATTGCCCGCCGATCATGCGGAGCGCTGCCGGCAGATTTTGCATCGGCACGAGCAGGCCGGGGCCGATCGTTCGCAGTTGTTGCCCGGCGTGCGCGAAGTTTTGGAGAGTGTCACGCGGCAGCGTTGGCATCAAGCGATCGTCACTCGCAATAGTCGGCCTGTGACCGAAGCGACGCTCCGCGGTGTGGCTTTGCATTTTTCGCATGTGATGACGCGCGACGACGGCCCGGTCAAGCCGCATCCTTGGCCGATCGAACGGCTGTGCCACGAGTGGCAAGTGAATCCGGCCGAAGTCGTAATGATCGGCGATTATCGCTTCGATATCGAATGCGGCCGCGCGGCGGGAGCGCGGACGGTGCTTCTGACCGGCACGGATGATCCGAAGTCGTATGAAAATAGCGAACAGGCCGATCTGGTGCTGAGTTCGCTGGCCGATCAAACGGTATTGCTCGATTGGCTCGCAGGTTTGTAA
- a CDS encoding DUF6939 family protein — protein MPRARKLVRCRFLPYSQVRTGQPPEGVRWIDVSSRGETPLDTLSPFYAHGGLPIPGRPNERADSVEGIWQGLKVIRGKIAPRFFEGGGQKRVGKPLGHQWGDSPRLLDIVEARRKIYIPAYEWMLEQRVDPAVLQQFIDQAFRGVPQYFYDREDNGSIGKDQPLAHASILVAWLNRKIEAELGGE, from the coding sequence ATGCCTCGGGCTCGCAAGTTAGTTCGCTGCCGATTTCTCCCTTATTCGCAGGTTCGTACTGGTCAGCCACCAGAAGGTGTGCGGTGGATCGACGTGAGTAGCCGCGGCGAAACACCGCTCGACACGCTCAGTCCGTTCTACGCGCATGGCGGCTTGCCGATTCCCGGCAGGCCCAACGAGCGAGCCGATTCCGTTGAAGGAATCTGGCAAGGGCTGAAGGTGATCCGCGGCAAAATCGCGCCCCGTTTTTTCGAGGGTGGCGGGCAGAAGCGAGTCGGCAAACCGCTCGGGCATCAGTGGGGCGACTCGCCGCGATTGCTCGACATCGTCGAAGCCCGCCGCAAGATCTACATTCCGGCTTATGAGTGGATGCTCGAGCAGCGCGTGGATCCCGCCGTTCTGCAGCAATTCATCGACCAGGCCTTTCGCGGTGTGCCTCAGTACTTCTACGATCGAGAGGACAACGGCTCGATCGGCAAGGATCAACCGCTCGCACATGCGAGCATTTTGGTTGCTTGGCTGAATCGCAAAATCGAGGCGGAACTCGGGGGAGAATGA
- a CDS encoding NAD-dependent epimerase/dehydratase family protein has product MKILIAGATGAVGRPLVAQLLAKGHQVVALTRSPEKAQALQAQGVEVAIADVFDAEAVKSAIRRAQPEIVIEQLTAYPKTYTPESMRAAAAFNQRIRLEGGANVLAAAQAAGVRRFLRQSIAFWASPGTGLADEDTPLANTTAPAVAADIGIVTELERRLLESANIEGIVLRYGFFYGPGTWFHPDGDAAQQVRQQQFPIVGNGAGVWSWLHIEDAAIATVVAAEIGKPGKYLIANDQPLAVHDWLLALAQWLGAPPPPRITLDDAIQGGGADAVYYGTQMRGVSNAKAKRELNFQPRPLEWLSAVKN; this is encoded by the coding sequence ATGAAAATTCTCATCGCCGGAGCCACCGGCGCTGTCGGCAGACCGCTTGTCGCGCAATTGCTGGCCAAGGGGCATCAGGTCGTCGCGCTTACTCGCTCGCCGGAAAAAGCCCAGGCGTTGCAAGCACAAGGCGTCGAAGTTGCGATCGCCGACGTGTTTGATGCCGAGGCGGTGAAGTCGGCCATCCGTCGCGCTCAGCCGGAGATTGTTATTGAACAACTCACGGCCTATCCGAAAACGTACACACCGGAATCGATGCGCGCGGCGGCTGCGTTCAACCAACGCATTCGTCTGGAAGGTGGCGCGAACGTACTCGCGGCGGCCCAGGCGGCTGGTGTGCGACGTTTCTTGCGACAGTCGATCGCCTTTTGGGCGAGTCCGGGCACTGGATTGGCGGATGAAGACACGCCGCTCGCGAACACCACTGCGCCGGCGGTTGCAGCCGACATTGGCATTGTTACCGAACTCGAACGGCGACTGCTGGAGAGTGCGAATATCGAAGGAATCGTCTTGCGCTACGGATTTTTCTATGGCCCGGGAACTTGGTTTCATCCCGATGGCGACGCGGCTCAGCAGGTGCGACAGCAGCAGTTTCCGATTGTGGGAAATGGCGCTGGTGTGTGGTCATGGCTGCACATCGAAGATGCAGCGATCGCCACCGTTGTCGCTGCCGAGATCGGGAAGCCGGGCAAGTATCTGATTGCGAACGATCAACCGCTCGCCGTGCACGATTGGTTGCTGGCGCTCGCTCAATGGTTGGGCGCTCCACCGCCGCCGCGCATTACGTTGGACGATGCAATTCAAGGAGGCGGCGCTGATGCGGTGTACTATGGCACGCAAATGCGAGGCGTCTCAAATGCCAAGGCCAAGCGCGAACTGAACTTTCAACCTCGGCCGCTGGAGTGGCTCAGCGCGGTCAAAAACTAG
- a CDS encoding class I SAM-dependent methyltransferase, which produces MGLWSDLKILYHLALKPVRGKDHAARLENFYSGQAEAYDDFRKRLLKGRREMYTGVPLPENGLWVDMGGGTGANLEYIAENIPKLRKAYILDLSPSLLTVANNRIAAREWKNVETVEADATTFQPADGPADVVTFSYSLTMIPDWFAAIENAAAMLKPGGILGVVDFYVSRKYPRDGLKRHGWFTRTFWPTWFGMDNVYPSPDHVPFLHRHFEPLRFEEEKAKVPYVPLARMPYYVFVGKKR; this is translated from the coding sequence ATGGGCCTGTGGTCCGACTTAAAAATCCTCTACCACCTCGCACTCAAACCGGTGCGCGGCAAGGACCATGCTGCTCGCCTCGAGAATTTTTACTCCGGTCAGGCCGAAGCGTATGACGATTTTCGCAAACGCCTGCTGAAGGGCCGGCGCGAAATGTACACCGGCGTTCCTCTTCCCGAGAACGGCCTGTGGGTCGATATGGGTGGCGGCACCGGCGCGAATCTGGAATACATCGCCGAGAACATTCCGAAGCTGCGGAAGGCGTACATCCTTGATCTGTCGCCATCGCTGCTCACGGTGGCGAACAATCGGATTGCAGCCCGCGAGTGGAAGAACGTCGAAACCGTCGAAGCCGACGCTACGACCTTTCAGCCCGCCGACGGCCCGGCCGATGTCGTCACCTTTTCGTACTCGCTGACGATGATTCCCGATTGGTTCGCCGCCATCGAAAACGCCGCGGCCATGCTCAAGCCGGGCGGCATCCTTGGCGTGGTCGATTTCTACGTCAGCCGCAAATACCCGCGCGACGGCCTGAAGCGTCACGGCTGGTTCACCCGCACCTTCTGGCCCACCTGGTTCGGCATGGATAACGTCTATCCATCCCCCGATCACGTGCCGTTCCTGCATCGACACTTCGAACCGCTGCGCTTCGAAGAAGAAAAGGCGAAGGTCCCCTACGTGCCGCTGGCGCGGATGCCGTACTACGTTTTCGTTGGCAAGAAACGCTAA
- a CDS encoding SgcJ/EcaC family oxidoreductase — translation MNVPEDAPATFQAAWNAHDMQALGSLFEEDATFVNRFGHYVRGVDAIVKMHVPIHETVYSDSTQQNELIDVDHIADGVAVIHFWSRLSAGVAHPAGPHQVDTLILAVLRKRNDSWRIRSLENVTLTNPRTGEAVLR, via the coding sequence ATGAATGTTCCCGAAGACGCCCCTGCTACTTTCCAAGCTGCTTGGAACGCGCACGATATGCAGGCCCTCGGCAGTCTCTTTGAGGAAGACGCCACCTTCGTGAACCGTTTCGGCCATTACGTTCGCGGCGTCGATGCGATTGTGAAAATGCACGTGCCGATTCACGAGACGGTCTATAGCGACTCGACGCAACAGAATGAGCTAATCGACGTCGACCACATCGCCGACGGCGTGGCCGTGATTCATTTTTGGAGCCGCTTGTCGGCCGGCGTCGCACATCCCGCCGGGCCGCATCAAGTCGATACGCTGATTCTCGCTGTGCTCCGAAAACGAAACGACTCTTGGCGCATTCGCTCGCTAGAGAATGTCACGCTAACGAATCCGCGAACGGGCGAAGCCGTCCTGCGCTAG
- a CDS encoding cupin domain-containing protein — protein sequence MPQLITKPTLIEAAGTPPKRIEEFIGRVNSQTAALSIARMTSPSGWSEPGQTPEFDEYTIVLRGQLRVESKTGVIEVAAGQAIICPRGEWIRYSTPGAEGAEYIAVCLPAFSPGTVHRDA from the coding sequence ATGCCCCAACTCATCACCAAACCCACGCTCATCGAAGCCGCCGGCACCCCTCCCAAGCGGATCGAAGAATTCATCGGCCGGGTGAATTCCCAGACCGCAGCCCTGAGCATCGCCCGGATGACGAGCCCCAGCGGCTGGAGCGAACCAGGCCAAACGCCGGAGTTCGACGAGTACACCATCGTCCTCCGCGGCCAGCTGCGAGTGGAATCGAAGACCGGCGTGATCGAAGTTGCCGCCGGCCAAGCCATCATTTGCCCCCGGGGCGAATGGATCCGCTACAGCACCCCGGGAGCCGAAGGGGCAGAGTACATCGCTGTTTGCTTGCCGGCGTTTTCACCAGGGACGGTGCATCGCGATGCGTGA
- a CDS encoding TRADD-N-associated membrane domain-containing protein yields the protein MAESAAEEDPTSQLVRDRSPEPGLRRKQIINAVLIVFTAAVITATIAVAQTDTKYFGSLAFLKTPIIGLLAGASLGAAAATIPEIYPMKKELDTLSSLQVQRATERMASEPEKAQPAWELARSTLQLYFNRNLSQVNSIFYLATAVMAGGFILIGYGVWLAMNYKESAAGPILAGAAGVLSQFIGATFLFIYKSTLQQADKFVQQLERMNTIGMAMQILDTMQNDASESNLKDKTKAKLIDLFVRHAHSDQGSVQSPLPGLSATSAP from the coding sequence ATGGCTGAATCTGCCGCCGAAGAAGATCCGACGAGCCAACTAGTGAGGGACCGCTCTCCGGAGCCGGGTTTACGCCGAAAACAGATCATAAATGCTGTTTTGATAGTTTTTACGGCTGCAGTAATCACTGCAACTATTGCGGTAGCCCAAACTGACACGAAGTATTTTGGGTCATTAGCGTTTTTGAAAACACCCATCATAGGATTGCTCGCAGGTGCCTCACTCGGTGCCGCCGCGGCTACGATTCCCGAAATTTACCCAATGAAGAAAGAGCTCGATACGCTTTCGTCATTGCAGGTTCAGCGTGCGACAGAGCGCATGGCATCCGAGCCAGAAAAGGCACAGCCTGCCTGGGAACTTGCGAGAAGTACTCTGCAACTATACTTCAACCGCAATCTATCCCAGGTCAACTCGATATTTTATTTAGCGACAGCGGTTATGGCCGGCGGGTTCATATTGATTGGCTACGGTGTCTGGCTCGCAATGAACTATAAGGAGTCGGCAGCTGGGCCCATCCTCGCAGGTGCAGCAGGAGTTCTTTCACAGTTCATCGGAGCGACATTCCTGTTTATTTACAAGTCGACGTTGCAGCAAGCGGATAAGTTTGTTCAGCAACTCGAACGTATGAATACAATTGGAATGGCAATGCAGATACTCGACACAATGCAAAATGACGCAAGTGAAAGCAACTTGAAAGACAAAACAAAAGCGAAGCTAATTGATCTCTTCGTTCGACACGCGCACTCAGATCAAGGCTCCGTACAGTCGCCGCTGCCGGGGCTTTCAGCAACTTCGGCCCCATGA
- a CDS encoding DUF3419 family protein, translating to MGLLDWVSGRVFKFVHGNNLVYNTCWEDPRLDRVALNLGPQDNVLVITSAGCNALDYAICGPNHVHAVDMNPRQNALLDLKKSGIQHLEYEDFFQFFGQGYHPNARKVYQDKLRTALPQWSRNYWDRWIKFFCDKNRSFYFRGTSGQFARAIKIYTDRIIRVRPLIDAALDATSIEEQREIYDKQLKAKFWSRPMKFAMNRDTTLSMVGVPKAQRRQVEKQYEGGILKFVQDSVEAVFRDLPLHDNYFWRVYMKGAYTPTCCPEYLKPDNFQKLKGGLIDRVTTHTDSVQGFLERHNGKISRYVLLDHMDWLSDKFFPLLELEWQSILERAAPNTRILWRSGGLRTDFIDKVNVTVDGKQRMLSEFLKYHPDLAAELHAKDRVHTYGSFYITDLAA from the coding sequence ATGGGGCTTTTGGACTGGGTGAGCGGACGGGTTTTCAAGTTCGTCCACGGCAACAACCTTGTTTACAACACCTGCTGGGAGGACCCGCGCCTCGACCGGGTGGCCCTCAATTTGGGGCCGCAGGACAACGTGCTGGTGATCACGTCGGCGGGCTGCAACGCCCTCGACTACGCCATTTGCGGGCCGAACCATGTGCACGCGGTCGACATGAACCCGCGGCAAAACGCCCTGCTCGATCTGAAAAAGTCGGGCATTCAGCACCTAGAATACGAAGACTTTTTCCAGTTCTTCGGTCAGGGCTATCATCCGAACGCCCGCAAGGTCTATCAAGACAAGCTCCGCACCGCCTTGCCGCAGTGGTCGCGCAATTATTGGGACCGCTGGATCAAGTTCTTCTGCGACAAGAACCGCAGCTTTTATTTCCGCGGCACGAGCGGCCAATTTGCCCGTGCCATCAAGATTTACACCGACCGCATCATTCGCGTTCGGCCGTTGATCGACGCCGCCCTCGACGCCACGTCGATTGAGGAACAGCGCGAAATCTACGACAAGCAGTTGAAGGCCAAATTCTGGTCGCGGCCGATGAAATTTGCCATGAACCGCGACACCACGCTGTCGATGGTCGGCGTGCCGAAGGCGCAGCGACGGCAAGTTGAGAAGCAGTACGAAGGTGGCATTCTGAAGTTTGTGCAGGACAGCGTGGAAGCCGTCTTTCGCGATCTGCCGCTGCACGACAATTACTTCTGGCGCGTCTACATGAAGGGGGCCTACACGCCGACCTGCTGCCCGGAATATCTCAAGCCCGACAATTTTCAGAAACTCAAGGGTGGTCTCATCGATCGCGTGACAACGCACACCGACTCGGTGCAAGGCTTCTTGGAACGGCACAACGGCAAGATCTCGCGCTACGTGCTGCTCGATCACATGGACTGGCTCAGCGACAAATTTTTCCCGCTGCTCGAGCTCGAATGGCAGTCGATTTTGGAGCGGGCAGCCCCGAACACGCGCATTCTGTGGCGGAGTGGCGGCTTGCGAACCGACTTCATCGACAAGGTGAATGTGACCGTCGACGGCAAGCAGCGGATGCTGTCGGAGTTCCTCAAGTACCATCCTGATCTAGCCGCCGAACTGCACGCCAAAGACCGCGTTCACACCTACGGCAGCTTCTACATCACTGATTTGGCAGCTTAG
- a CDS encoding M50 family metallopeptidase — MDETPPAANEATATNLATAYHEAGHAVIALALGRNVQRVSILPNQLRLGQCELKKGRAKPAHDPLEVEVLILLGGVAAEAVYTGEYAWGGAQQDLRAVRAMTMQRAGNQKQVERLERRLLDKVEYLLADPATWRATELIAAELLRCTTISGRAAKHLFEQAAAQVE; from the coding sequence ATGGACGAGACACCTCCCGCGGCGAACGAAGCGACCGCAACGAATCTGGCCACCGCCTATCATGAGGCGGGGCATGCGGTGATCGCGCTGGCGCTCGGCCGCAATGTGCAGCGCGTCAGCATTCTGCCGAACCAGCTGCGGCTGGGGCAGTGCGAACTGAAAAAGGGCCGAGCCAAACCGGCGCATGATCCATTGGAAGTGGAAGTTCTGATTCTGCTTGGCGGTGTCGCAGCCGAAGCGGTTTACACCGGCGAGTATGCTTGGGGCGGCGCTCAGCAGGACTTGCGAGCGGTGCGGGCGATGACCATGCAGCGGGCCGGAAATCAAAAGCAAGTCGAGCGACTCGAACGCCGGTTGCTCGACAAGGTCGAGTACTTACTCGCCGATCCAGCCACCTGGCGAGCCACTGAACTCATCGCGGCAGAGTTGCTGCGCTGCACGACTATCAGCGGCCGAGCGGCTAAGCATTTGTTTGAACAAGCGGCGGCGCAAGTGGAGTAG
- a CDS encoding leucine-rich repeat domain-containing protein — protein sequence MIRRFFFLLVAVLANSIACQLQAADPPAPKIEVEESLFVDGEFDATITGGKFAGQTLFDNRELQQAAPKTNGLMLKKCTLDADIDVILKPFPKLKELYLIDCQLSPKTNLGKSARLADLTSFTSERTPLTDADLAFTARAKKLESLEVPGANLKGTFLDGLAGSKSLLYLLLGENQIPDEKCEVFATIKSLRRLNLSQNGLSDKAAPALAKCTMLQILHLEKNKLTDAGGAQFARLTAIDQLYLDDNKVTARGLEGFRGSKTLRHLSVENCGIDEAFLAALRGSFQTVKK from the coding sequence ATGATTAGGCGTTTCTTTTTCTTGCTCGTGGCTGTGCTTGCAAATTCAATCGCCTGCCAACTGCAAGCCGCAGATCCACCTGCTCCAAAAATTGAAGTCGAGGAATCTCTCTTCGTCGATGGTGAGTTCGACGCAACGATCACAGGTGGCAAGTTTGCCGGTCAGACTCTATTCGACAACCGCGAACTGCAGCAGGCCGCTCCGAAAACAAATGGGCTGATGCTGAAGAAATGCACGCTCGACGCTGATATCGACGTCATTCTCAAGCCATTCCCGAAGTTGAAAGAGCTGTACCTCATTGATTGTCAGTTGTCGCCAAAAACAAACCTGGGCAAGTCGGCGCGGCTCGCGGACCTCACCTCGTTCACGTCCGAGCGAACCCCTTTGACCGATGCAGATCTGGCCTTCACTGCCCGAGCGAAGAAACTCGAATCGCTGGAGGTGCCCGGCGCCAACCTGAAGGGAACTTTTCTGGATGGACTCGCGGGGAGCAAGTCGCTGCTGTATCTGCTGCTGGGTGAAAATCAGATTCCCGACGAAAAATGCGAAGTTTTCGCGACCATCAAATCGTTGCGGCGGCTCAACCTCAGTCAAAACGGCTTGTCCGATAAAGCAGCGCCGGCCCTCGCGAAATGCACCATGCTGCAAATCTTGCATCTGGAAAAGAACAAACTGACCGATGCAGGGGGCGCGCAATTTGCCAGACTCACCGCAATCGATCAGCTGTATCTCGACGACAACAAAGTCACAGCGCGCGGCCTGGAAGGTTTTCGTGGTTCGAAGACGCTCCGCCATCTCTCCGTCGAAAACTGCGGCATTGATGAAGCATTTTTGGCGGCACTCCGGGGTTCGTTTCAAACCGTGAAGAAATAG
- a CDS encoding phytoene/squalene synthase family protein yields the protein MRPDQLSFDASYAHCRAIVLRAKSNLGRAFWLLPEPQRCGMDALYAFAREADDIVDNEASSTDRLQGLVAFREQLQETLRGNTSTGVFPALADTIERYRIPPQPLIDLLDGCAMDLEPSIYANWDELREYCLRVASSVGLACMKIWGCNDPAATQPAIDCGLALQLTNILRDVRADAELGRIYLPRDEMARFGVSAEDILACRASSQTAELIRFEAARARELYQSAWQAMPLIPQPARRLYWLMHQTYFGLLQKIERQPNVVFEKRVGLSWRAKVWLATRATLGI from the coding sequence GTGCGGCCTGACCAACTCTCTTTCGACGCCAGCTACGCCCACTGCCGCGCCATCGTTCTTCGCGCCAAATCGAACCTTGGCCGCGCCTTCTGGCTCCTTCCCGAACCACAACGTTGCGGCATGGATGCGCTCTACGCTTTCGCCCGCGAAGCCGATGATATCGTTGATAACGAAGCTTCCTCGACCGATCGCTTGCAGGGCCTGGTTGCATTTCGCGAACAGCTACAAGAAACGCTGCGAGGAAATACGAGCACAGGAGTGTTTCCTGCGCTCGCGGATACGATCGAGCGTTATAGAATACCGCCACAGCCGCTCATCGATCTGCTCGATGGCTGCGCGATGGACCTCGAGCCGAGCATCTACGCCAACTGGGATGAGCTCCGCGAGTATTGCTTGCGCGTCGCTTCCAGCGTTGGCCTCGCCTGCATGAAAATCTGGGGCTGCAATGATCCCGCAGCCACCCAACCAGCCATCGATTGCGGCCTGGCTCTGCAGCTGACGAACATTCTCCGTGACGTTCGTGCCGATGCGGAACTCGGACGGATCTACCTGCCGCGCGATGAAATGGCCCGCTTCGGCGTCTCGGCAGAAGACATTCTGGCCTGCCGAGCGAGTTCCCAGACGGCTGAGCTTATTCGCTTCGAAGCGGCCCGTGCGCGCGAGCTGTATCAATCGGCTTGGCAAGCCATGCCGCTGATTCCGCAACCCGCGCGGCGACTTTATTGGTTGATGCACCAGACCTATTTCGGACTGCTGCAGAAAATTGAACGCCAGCCGAACGTTGTCTTTGAAAAACGCGTCGGCTTGAGTTGGCGAGCCAAAGTCTGGCTCGCGACTCGCGCGACGCTGGGAATTTAA
- a CDS encoding beta-ketoacyl-[acyl-carrier-protein] synthase family protein, producing MTRRVVITGIGLVSPLGNSAEALWDALANERSGVAELTSIPSDSLPTRYGAEARGFTAAIEDFGPLEKKMSRDIKKNLKVMCREIQMGVAVAQLCITHAGLKLDAIDRDRLGVLYGSDYLLTLPGEFAAGVKNCVNDNGEFDFTRWADQGLPAVEPLWLLKYLPNLPAAHVAIFNDLRGPNNSLTCREASSNQAVAEAYHTIERGHADRMLAGATGTRIHPSRSIHVQIQEAIASGDDPAKLSRPFDAARNGQVIGEGAACILLEELSAAEARGATIIAEVIGSASSIVADRDSNPDEKTAIANVVKQCLKSAKLQPSEVGHIHAHGLSDVRRDKLEAQGIAAALGAAADKVPVTAAKSYFGNLGAAGGLVELIASALALQNGSLFPIQTLENLDPECPIRPAKRGDSAGETCINLSVTPQGQASGITIRRWAK from the coding sequence ATGACTCGCCGCGTTGTCATCACTGGAATTGGACTTGTTAGCCCGCTGGGAAACTCGGCGGAGGCCCTGTGGGATGCGCTCGCCAATGAGCGGAGCGGCGTGGCCGAGCTGACGAGCATTCCGAGCGATTCGCTCCCTACGCGCTACGGCGCCGAGGCCCGTGGGTTCACTGCGGCCATCGAAGATTTCGGGCCGCTCGAAAAGAAGATGTCGCGCGACATCAAAAAGAATCTCAAGGTGATGTGCCGCGAGATTCAAATGGGCGTAGCCGTGGCCCAACTCTGCATCACGCACGCAGGGCTGAAGCTCGACGCCATCGATCGCGACCGCCTGGGCGTGCTGTACGGCAGCGACTATTTGCTGACGCTGCCAGGTGAGTTCGCCGCCGGCGTGAAGAACTGCGTGAACGACAACGGCGAATTCGATTTCACCCGTTGGGCCGACCAAGGTTTGCCCGCCGTGGAGCCGCTGTGGCTGCTCAAGTATCTGCCGAACCTGCCAGCTGCCCACGTGGCGATTTTCAACGATCTGCGCGGGCCGAATAACTCGCTCACCTGCCGCGAAGCTTCGTCGAACCAAGCGGTGGCCGAGGCATATCACACCATTGAGCGCGGCCATGCCGATCGGATGCTCGCGGGCGCCACTGGCACGCGGATTCATCCTTCGCGGTCGATTCACGTCCAAATTCAAGAGGCGATTGCCTCGGGCGACGATCCGGCCAAGCTCAGCCGTCCCTTCGACGCGGCCCGCAATGGTCAGGTGATCGGCGAAGGGGCCGCGTGCATTTTGCTGGAAGAACTTTCGGCCGCCGAGGCCCGCGGCGCGACGATTATCGCCGAAGTCATCGGCAGCGCGTCGTCGATTGTGGCCGATCGCGACAGCAATCCCGACGAAAAGACGGCCATCGCCAACGTTGTGAAGCAATGCTTGAAGAGCGCGAAGCTGCAACCCAGCGAGGTTGGCCATATTCACGCTCACGGGCTGTCTGACGTGCGGCGCGATAAGCTCGAAGCCCAAGGAATTGCCGCCGCCCTCGGCGCGGCTGCCGACAAGGTGCCGGTCACCGCGGCCAAGAGCTACTTCGGCAATCTTGGTGCCGCCGGTGGCTTGGTCGAACTGATTGCCAGTGCGCTGGCCCTGCAGAATGGCTCGCTGTTCCCGATTCAAACGCTGGAAAATCTCGATCCAGAATGCCCGATTCGGCCCGCCAAGCGCGGCGATTCGGCCGGAGAGACCTGCATTAATCTGAGCGTCACGCCGCAAGGTCAGGCGAGCGGAATCACCATTCGCCGCTGGGCAAAGTAG
- the pheA gene encoding prephenate dehydratase yields the protein MSKKNANSGPSAAAARKELERVDRDLLKLISDRTRITQKLARARHQEGGQLHDMSEEDGAIQKLLEQNKGPLNEAGLRNIWRELQGQARALVQPQRIAYLGPKFSYSHLAGIAKFGDSTDLLPLATIKAVFEAVSVGEVNYGIVPIENSTDGRVVDTLDMFARVPLQITGEVQLKIHHCLLGKCVRSQITEVYSKPQALSQCRDWLAKNLPSIRTVEVTSTATAAQIAVDKPGAAAVASYEAGLNYGLNVIDANIEDNKNNVTRFAVIGGEAPKRSGRDKTSVMFAIPHKPGALADAMAVFKRGGLNMTWIESFPMPNMKNEYLFFVELEGHQADSKVKSALAALAKKTDKLSVLGSYPKGAAAD from the coding sequence ATGAGCAAAAAGAACGCCAACTCGGGACCGTCGGCAGCCGCCGCACGCAAGGAATTGGAGCGCGTCGATCGCGACCTGCTCAAGCTCATCAGCGATCGCACGCGGATCACCCAGAAGCTGGCCCGCGCCCGCCACCAAGAGGGTGGCCAGCTGCACGATATGTCGGAAGAGGACGGCGCGATTCAAAAGCTGCTCGAGCAGAACAAAGGGCCGTTGAACGAAGCCGGCCTGCGAAACATCTGGCGCGAACTGCAAGGCCAAGCGCGGGCCCTCGTGCAGCCGCAGCGGATTGCTTATCTCGGACCGAAGTTCAGCTACAGCCACCTGGCCGGCATCGCCAAGTTTGGCGATTCCACCGATCTGTTGCCGCTCGCGACCATCAAGGCCGTCTTCGAAGCAGTCAGCGTCGGCGAAGTGAACTACGGCATCGTGCCGATCGAAAACTCGACCGACGGACGCGTGGTCGACACGCTCGATATGTTCGCCCGCGTGCCGCTGCAGATTACCGGCGAAGTGCAACTCAAAATCCATCACTGCCTCCTTGGCAAATGCGTCCGCTCGCAAATCACCGAGGTCTACAGCAAGCCGCAGGCTCTCTCGCAGTGTCGCGATTGGCTGGCCAAGAACCTGCCGAGCATTCGCACGGTCGAAGTCACCAGCACCGCCACTGCCGCTCAAATCGCCGTCGATAAACCGGGCGCCGCCGCCGTCGCCAGCTACGAAGCCGGTTTGAACTACGGCTTGAACGTGATCGACGCCAACATCGAAGACAACAAGAACAACGTCACCCGCTTTGCCGTTATCGGCGGCGAAGCGCCGAAGCGCAGCGGCCGCGACAAGACCTCGGTGATGTTCGCCATCCCGCACAAGCCCGGCGCTCTAGCCGACGCCATGGCCGTCTTCAAACGCGGTGGTTTGAACATGACCTGGATCGAATCGTTCCCGATGCCGAACATGAAGAACGAATACCTGTTCTTCGTCGAACTCGAAGGCCATCAAGCCGATTCGAAAGTGAAGAGCGCCCTCGCCGCGCTGGCCAAGAAAACGGATAAGCTGAGCGTGCTCGGTTCGTATCCGAAGGGTGCGGCTGCGGATTAA